One Fundidesulfovibrio magnetotacticus genomic window carries:
- a CDS encoding gp436 family protein codes for MYATVQDLLDAFGQDEVIALTDRARIGEVDEAVALEALARASSEADSYLAARYRVPVLVVDRVLTDAVCQIARYRLTGAEVNETDPVQERYDRAVSWLKLIARGEINLPGFQDPAATAGDVLFSPGRRVWQRPAGGDE; via the coding sequence GTGTACGCCACCGTGCAGGACCTCCTCGACGCCTTCGGCCAGGACGAAGTGATCGCCCTCACCGACCGCGCCCGCATCGGCGAGGTGGACGAAGCCGTGGCCCTGGAGGCCCTTGCCAGGGCCTCCAGCGAGGCGGACAGCTACCTCGCCGCCCGCTACCGCGTGCCCGTGCTCGTGGTTGACCGGGTCCTGACCGACGCGGTGTGCCAAATCGCCCGCTACCGCCTCACGGGGGCGGAGGTGAACGAAACCGACCCCGTGCAGGAACGCTACGACAGGGCCGTCAGCTGGCTCAAGCTCATCGCCCGGGGCGAGATCAACCTGCCAGGGTTCCAGGACCCGGCGGCCACGGCGGGGGACGTGCTGTTCTCCCCGGGCCGCCGGGTCTGGCAGCGCCCGGCCGGGGGCGATGAATGA
- a CDS encoding HI1506-related protein — protein MDRIDTVVITRSLRGGHFRAGVPHGAEEKPWPSGTFSAEQLKQLRADPDLAVRVLEASAPRETGVQPSASWTPEVGTPEDGAPSGSQAATVPGEPESPGNAPAPVEETPEPVDAPEPAKNNKKKD, from the coding sequence GTGGACAGAATCGACACCGTGGTCATCACCCGGAGCCTGCGCGGCGGGCACTTCCGGGCGGGCGTCCCTCACGGGGCGGAGGAGAAGCCCTGGCCTTCGGGCACGTTCAGCGCGGAGCAGCTGAAGCAGCTGCGCGCCGATCCGGACCTTGCCGTGCGGGTGCTGGAGGCCTCCGCGCCCAGGGAGACCGGCGTGCAGCCCTCGGCGTCCTGGACGCCCGAGGTGGGGACGCCCGAGGACGGCGCTCCCTCCGGCTCCCAGGCCGCCACCGTTCCTGGAGAGCCCGAAAGCCCCGGGAACGCCCCCGCGCCCGTGGAAGAGACTCCCGAGCCCGTGGACGCTCCTGAACCCGCCAAGAACAACAAAAAGAAGGACTAA
- a CDS encoding Mu-like prophage major head subunit gpT family protein — protein MALITPAIITALFTGFKAEFQRVFGETPAHWDKVATLMPSTSRANTYGWLGQFPQLVEWVGERVLKDMAAHGYAITNKLFESTVGVKRTDIEDDEVGVYKPLFGEMGRAAKSFPDELVYALLKLGLSTACYDGQNFFDTDHPVYPKVDGTGVAATVSNYDAGTDPAWFLLDTSRVLKPVLFQERTKPELSAMTDGKDEAVFMTDTYRFGIRYRCNAGFGFWQTGFCSKKALTDANFDAAYDAMCAFKADGGRPLGIKPTLLVVPTNLRTAAAEVVQVARRSDGSDNPNAGLVDVLVTPWLN, from the coding sequence ATGGCACTCATCACCCCGGCGATCATCACCGCTCTGTTTACGGGCTTCAAGGCCGAATTCCAGCGCGTATTCGGCGAAACGCCCGCGCATTGGGACAAAGTGGCCACCCTCATGCCGTCCACGTCCAGGGCCAACACCTACGGCTGGCTGGGCCAGTTCCCGCAGCTGGTGGAGTGGGTGGGCGAGCGCGTGCTCAAGGACATGGCGGCCCACGGCTATGCCATCACCAACAAGCTCTTCGAGTCCACGGTGGGCGTGAAGCGCACGGACATCGAAGACGACGAGGTGGGCGTCTACAAGCCCCTCTTCGGCGAGATGGGCCGGGCCGCCAAGAGTTTCCCGGACGAGCTGGTCTACGCCCTGCTGAAGCTGGGGCTCTCCACGGCCTGCTACGACGGGCAGAACTTCTTCGACACCGACCACCCGGTCTACCCCAAGGTGGACGGCACCGGCGTGGCCGCCACCGTCTCCAACTACGACGCGGGCACGGACCCGGCCTGGTTTCTCCTGGACACCTCCCGCGTGCTCAAGCCCGTGCTGTTCCAGGAGCGCACCAAGCCCGAGCTGTCCGCCATGACCGACGGCAAGGACGAAGCCGTGTTCATGACCGACACCTACCGCTTCGGCATCCGCTACCGCTGCAACGCGGGCTTCGGCTTCTGGCAGACCGGCTTCTGCTCCAAGAAAGCCCTGACCGATGCCAACTTCGACGCGGCCTATGACGCCATGTGCGCCTTCAAGGCCGACGGCGGCCGCCCCCTGGGCATCAAGCCCACCCTGCTGGTGGTGCCCACCAACCTGCGCACGGCCGCCGCCGAAGTGGTGCAGGTAGCGCGCCGGTCCGACGGCTCCGACAACCCCAACGCCGGGCTGGTGGACGTGCTGGTCACGCCCTGGCTGAACTAG
- a CDS encoding phage protease codes for MRTAKHSPTHATAALAVQLTPDSSDLPEGCNVQLFPDGEFSARDGRPGVMEGSEAETWRMDADIAAALIAQVEARETPLFIDYEHHTLTAKDGGHKAVAAGWIESLVYVPAKGLFAKVAWTNAARQHIQADEYRFLSPLFTFDLKTGAVRTLINAALTNNPALDGMAAVAAAMQTHKEDDLMNLQAGQTALSEDLAERLRWMLNLPVTATAAEIIAELDKVKAQLGGEAAASVNLVAVLQAKDAQIAALTAQAGQPDPAKFAPVEGLTALTEENAALKARVAELEQANGTAALSGQIDAALKDGRVNVGLEGWLRHLAKTSPEQAKAYLDKAAPIAALSGMQTQAQGGAPAPGAPGSGTAALTAEEKEAAKLLGMSEEDYAKGKETK; via the coding sequence ATGCGCACCGCGAAACACTCCCCCACGCACGCTACGGCCGCCCTGGCCGTGCAGCTCACCCCCGACTCCTCGGACCTGCCCGAAGGCTGCAACGTCCAGCTCTTCCCGGACGGCGAGTTCTCCGCCCGAGATGGCCGCCCTGGCGTCATGGAGGGCAGCGAGGCCGAAACCTGGCGCATGGACGCGGACATCGCGGCCGCGCTCATCGCCCAGGTGGAGGCGCGCGAGACGCCGCTCTTCATCGACTACGAGCACCACACCCTCACCGCCAAGGACGGCGGCCACAAGGCCGTGGCCGCCGGGTGGATCGAATCCCTGGTCTACGTCCCTGCCAAAGGGCTCTTCGCCAAAGTAGCATGGACTAACGCGGCACGCCAGCACATCCAGGCGGACGAATACCGCTTCCTCTCCCCCCTCTTCACTTTCGACCTCAAGACCGGAGCCGTCCGCACCCTCATCAACGCCGCGCTCACCAACAACCCGGCCCTGGACGGCATGGCCGCCGTGGCCGCCGCGATGCAAACCCATAAGGAGGATGACCTGATGAACTTACAGGCGGGCCAGACGGCCCTCAGCGAGGACCTGGCGGAGCGCCTCCGCTGGATGCTCAACCTGCCGGTCACGGCCACGGCGGCGGAGATCATCGCCGAGCTGGACAAAGTGAAGGCGCAGCTGGGCGGCGAGGCCGCCGCGTCCGTGAACCTGGTGGCCGTGCTCCAGGCCAAGGACGCGCAGATCGCGGCCCTGACCGCCCAGGCGGGCCAGCCCGACCCGGCCAAGTTCGCCCCGGTGGAGGGCCTCACGGCCCTGACTGAGGAAAACGCCGCCCTCAAGGCCCGCGTGGCCGAGCTGGAACAGGCCAACGGCACGGCCGCACTCTCCGGCCAGATCGACGCCGCCCTCAAGGACGGCCGCGTGAACGTGGGCCTGGAGGGCTGGCTGCGCCACCTGGCCAAGACGAGCCCCGAGCAGGCCAAGGCCTACCTTGACAAGGCCGCGCCCATCGCCGCGCTTTCCGGCATGCAGACCCAGGCTCAGGGGGGCGCTCCCGCCCCGGGCGCGCCGGGCTCCGGCACGGCCGCCCTCACGGCGGAGGAGAAGGAAGCCGCCAAGCTCCTTGGCATGTCCGAGGAAGACTACGCCAAAGGCAAGGAGACCAAGTAG
- a CDS encoding SIR2 family protein, whose product MRGGVFRGAHVRRFSGGGLCAIGEGVQFVIGREAFVLLNGDAIMKKFILTSIEKIRNSLGSGKAIVFVGSGVSLNSGMPSWSELVQKFANELDVDSNNLSSDDYIKIPQYYYNERGSKEYFDLLRQSVDCRLKPNPIHNVIVKLNPWHIITTNFDSLIESSVDESDTKYHLVKENKDIAYGDSNRMIIKMHGDIDTCNTVLKEDDYLSYSSNFRLIENTVKTLLSSYTTIFVGFSTDDPNFKILYQWVKNELGLHMNEAYLIDTSRTYSKLLFDYYKSRGIKTLYIKDLEKMDQDYCLFLSRIALEEEYKQIGADSGKRLYAVLQYILNKPAVSFSDHVAKLYNALEPYAKLNALLPSMIVEAIGGKAVHNYRAHGDLTILNNNEYYKFYVELFDDGKRWRNVFKENRVKLTTILKTLKKAGINTLCLSDGSHKFRFNNLKDDSLGFPSEMFDSIITFDNEKLELLLNKLLSGMPIEDRTAHVLSAAYCHYKLGNYIESYAELKRVSAESHKAKDYILMAIAEFNIKLLSFYIKVNHPKSDFPEIWSYADKIDLDGILSRLAPSQRHVGMALKKVFDFDYVNEYLVRSNSKYEAVLNQKSMIESGGASFNSALAEQHTNATTFYLFVVTNFIMMDAYTQYRGVLVDYVRTIFASHSITPAEKNPFISPDDHFKASEIDYFCIFIAANCMTFDDVSAMFSNNSMDRIVLSKDACDNMILAIENSSKHKFSFFNQPNTTHILMLLLARSNADHVLVQNALNIYLQYIVTAKRNYEYASIILASLNKNSPSILSGFDFEHFVQLLLNMCIAGHFDVLFDEFSRLLRNIFYISAEYGKIYEKSAITIDSFLCRVDALISSDDIHGYRLFQYICIDMCAVLPISERSHIESVISNIAIDKYDGVYESIRIDILLEALRSSVACSEDISKRVVEYLTKNINKIDQYDADYSEIISNASALHVAKLIVLPDSIVDKISTRTDFSGFVINPAGFNYAKFKIEWLRYIPESVLGKYLKNSNVITLVKNDLMRMMPARFKFFYRRLLDVYFQDGD is encoded by the coding sequence GTGCGTGGGGGAGTGTTTCGCGGTGCGCATGTCCGCCGCTTTAGCGGCGGCGGACTATGTGCGATAGGTGAAGGGGTTCAGTTCGTTATTGGACGTGAAGCTTTCGTGTTATTAAATGGAGATGCTATCATGAAGAAATTCATACTTACAAGCATAGAAAAAATCCGTAACTCACTAGGTTCTGGAAAGGCCATTGTTTTTGTTGGTTCAGGAGTCTCTTTAAATTCTGGAATGCCAAGTTGGTCTGAGTTGGTCCAAAAATTCGCCAACGAACTCGATGTCGATTCTAATAATCTATCGAGCGATGACTATATTAAAATTCCACAATATTACTACAACGAACGAGGCAGCAAAGAATACTTTGACCTATTAAGGCAATCAGTTGATTGCAGGCTTAAGCCGAACCCAATACATAATGTTATTGTCAAGTTAAATCCTTGGCACATAATTACAACCAACTTCGACAGTCTGATTGAATCTAGTGTGGACGAAAGCGACACAAAGTATCACCTAGTGAAGGAAAACAAAGACATTGCCTATGGCGACAGCAACAGAATGATAATTAAGATGCATGGAGACATTGACACATGCAATACTGTGCTCAAAGAGGATGACTATCTTTCTTATTCATCAAACTTTCGTTTGATTGAGAACACGGTAAAAACATTGCTGTCAAGTTATACAACAATATTCGTAGGGTTTTCAACGGATGACCCAAATTTTAAAATATTATACCAGTGGGTTAAGAATGAATTAGGCCTGCACATGAACGAGGCATATCTCATAGATACATCGCGCACATACAGCAAGCTGTTATTTGACTACTATAAGTCAAGAGGCATAAAGACGCTGTACATTAAAGACCTTGAAAAAATGGACCAGGATTATTGTCTGTTTTTGTCAAGAATTGCACTGGAAGAAGAGTATAAACAGATCGGCGCGGACAGCGGAAAGAGACTTTATGCAGTATTGCAATATATACTAAACAAGCCAGCTGTATCTTTCTCAGACCATGTTGCTAAACTGTACAATGCTCTCGAACCCTATGCAAAACTTAATGCACTGCTCCCGTCCATGATAGTTGAAGCGATAGGTGGTAAGGCTGTGCATAATTACAGGGCACATGGCGACCTGACCATTCTAAACAACAATGAATATTATAAGTTTTACGTTGAATTGTTCGATGATGGTAAACGGTGGAGAAATGTATTTAAAGAAAATCGCGTCAAATTGACAACAATACTAAAGACACTGAAAAAGGCAGGCATTAACACGCTTTGCCTAAGTGATGGTAGCCATAAATTTCGCTTCAATAACTTGAAGGATGATTCGTTGGGTTTTCCAAGTGAAATGTTTGATAGCATTATTACCTTTGACAATGAAAAGTTAGAACTGTTGCTCAATAAGCTCTTGTCAGGAATGCCTATTGAAGATAGAACTGCTCATGTCTTGTCTGCTGCTTATTGCCACTACAAACTTGGGAATTATATTGAATCCTATGCAGAGTTGAAAAGGGTTTCCGCAGAGTCACACAAGGCGAAGGACTACATATTAATGGCAATTGCTGAGTTCAACATTAAACTGCTGTCATTCTACATAAAGGTCAATCACCCTAAGTCAGACTTTCCAGAGATATGGAGCTATGCAGACAAAATTGATCTTGATGGAATCTTGTCGAGGCTGGCCCCTTCTCAACGTCATGTCGGGATGGCTTTAAAGAAAGTTTTCGACTTCGATTATGTGAATGAATACTTGGTCCGTTCTAATTCTAAGTATGAGGCTGTGTTGAACCAAAAGAGTATGATCGAGTCTGGGGGGGCGTCCTTCAATTCTGCACTCGCAGAGCAGCACACCAATGCCACAACTTTTTATTTATTTGTAGTCACAAACTTTATTATGATGGACGCATATACTCAATATCGAGGCGTTCTTGTTGATTATGTAAGAACAATATTTGCTAGTCACAGCATAACTCCAGCCGAGAAGAATCCATTTATCAGTCCTGATGATCACTTTAAGGCGTCTGAAATTGATTATTTTTGCATATTCATAGCTGCTAACTGCATGACATTTGACGATGTTTCTGCTATGTTTTCGAACAACAGCATGGATAGAATTGTGCTCTCGAAAGACGCCTGTGACAATATGATTTTAGCAATTGAAAATTCTAGCAAGCACAAGTTTTCATTTTTCAATCAGCCGAACACCACACACATTCTGATGCTACTCTTGGCACGATCCAACGCTGATCATGTTTTAGTTCAAAATGCTTTAAATATATATCTTCAGTATATAGTCACTGCCAAGCGTAATTATGAATACGCGAGCATTATACTTGCAAGTCTAAACAAAAATAGTCCAAGTATACTATCTGGTTTTGACTTTGAACATTTTGTGCAACTGTTGCTCAACATGTGTATTGCTGGGCACTTTGACGTTTTGTTTGATGAATTTTCTAGACTACTAAGAAATATATTTTATATCTCAGCAGAATATGGAAAGATTTACGAAAAAAGTGCCATTACAATTGACTCATTCTTGTGTCGTGTTGACGCATTGATTTCCTCAGATGATATACATGGATACCGTTTGTTCCAATATATTTGCATCGACATGTGCGCGGTTCTGCCAATTTCTGAGCGCTCTCATATTGAGAGTGTCATTAGCAATATTGCAATCGACAAGTATGATGGCGTTTATGAATCGATACGTATTGATATTTTGTTAGAAGCATTACGCTCCTCCGTGGCCTGCTCTGAAGATATTTCAAAGCGTGTTGTGGAATATTTGACTAAAAATATTAACAAGATCGATCAATACGATGCAGACTATAGCGAAATTATATCAAACGCCTCTGCTCTTCATGTTGCGAAGCTTATTGTTCTGCCGGACTCGATTGTCGACAAAATTTCAACACGAACTGATTTCTCAGGATTTGTGATTAATCCAGCGGGCTTTAATTATGCTAAATTTAAAATAGAATGGTTAAGGTATATTCCTGAATCAGTCCTTGGGAAATATCTAAAGAACTCGAATGTTATTACACTGGTCAAGAATGATTTGATGCGCATGATGCCTGCACGATTTAAGTTTTTTTACAGGCGCTTGCTTGATGTCTATTTTCAGGATGGCGACTGA
- a CDS encoding phage virion morphogenesis protein, with the protein MIEIFVNTSPVDALLMRIVALGANMTPVTRPLAGVLADIPERAFAGQRDPVTGAPWAPLKPVTVNRRGSSTPILQVSGILAGSIQAEHGPDFARVTTNVPYAPTHQFGAKKGQFGRTRRGGPIPWGDIPARRFFGVGPEDEAEIAQTTSSALQRFLGGR; encoded by the coding sequence ATGATCGAAATCTTTGTAAACACCTCCCCCGTGGACGCCCTGCTCATGCGCATCGTCGCCCTGGGCGCGAACATGACGCCCGTCACCCGGCCCCTGGCGGGCGTGCTGGCGGACATCCCGGAGCGGGCCTTCGCGGGCCAGCGCGACCCGGTGACGGGAGCGCCCTGGGCACCGCTCAAGCCGGTGACGGTGAACCGCCGGGGCAGCTCCACGCCGATCCTCCAAGTGAGCGGCATCCTGGCGGGCAGCATCCAGGCCGAACACGGTCCGGACTTCGCCCGCGTGACCACGAACGTGCCCTATGCCCCCACGCATCAGTTCGGGGCCAAGAAGGGCCAGTTCGGAAGGACCAGACGCGGGGGGCCGATTCCATGGGGCGACATCCCGGCCAGACGGTTCTTCGGCGTCGGGCCGGAGGACGAGGCCGAAATCGCACAGACGACCTCCAGCGCCCTCCAGCGGTTCCTTGGCGGGCGCTGA
- a CDS encoding phage head morphogenesis protein: protein MPQPVNLSFAMGLPPKDAVAYFESKGHRITWDWKEMDQAAHAQGFTVAKAAQLAVLQDIREAARAALNEGKTEAWFLKHLEPKLCEKGWWGKQPMVDPRTGEERRVQLGSPARLRLIYRQNMQTAFMAGRYKQMLENADARPWWQYVAILDGKTRPAHKILNGRTFRYDDPFWSSHYPPNGFNCRCRVRALSDSRMEAEKVTPESGVGNMVTEEVATVDRATGQEARRKVTGYKIPETGYTIFTDVGFSANPGANWLGQQLEDVVRRIEAAPPEIARQIVRDMGERVLPDWLERPVAFFPLVVVPEADAALIGAKCQVGRLSQATAGKQTRNHPELGPADYRAAQDAVDQGEKLKDGARSLLYVLDEPGGVVVVVKATVEGDEMYVQSLRRLSRDEAERDRVVRRVKRKSARPQGDER, encoded by the coding sequence ATGCCCCAGCCCGTCAACCTCTCCTTCGCCATGGGCCTGCCCCCCAAGGACGCCGTGGCCTACTTCGAGTCCAAGGGCCACCGCATCACCTGGGACTGGAAGGAGATGGACCAGGCCGCCCACGCCCAGGGCTTCACCGTGGCCAAGGCGGCCCAGCTCGCCGTGCTCCAGGACATCCGGGAGGCCGCGCGGGCCGCCCTCAATGAGGGCAAGACGGAGGCGTGGTTCCTCAAGCACCTGGAGCCCAAGCTCTGCGAAAAGGGCTGGTGGGGCAAGCAGCCCATGGTGGACCCGCGCACCGGCGAGGAGCGCCGCGTGCAGCTGGGCAGCCCGGCGCGCCTGCGCCTGATCTACCGCCAGAACATGCAGACCGCCTTCATGGCCGGGCGCTACAAGCAGATGCTCGAAAACGCCGACGCCCGGCCCTGGTGGCAGTACGTGGCCATCCTGGACGGCAAGACCCGCCCGGCCCACAAGATTCTGAACGGCCGCACCTTCCGCTACGACGATCCGTTCTGGTCCAGCCACTACCCCCCCAACGGCTTCAACTGCCGGTGCAGGGTCCGGGCGCTCTCGGATTCGCGCATGGAGGCGGAGAAGGTCACGCCCGAATCCGGCGTGGGCAACATGGTCACGGAAGAGGTGGCCACGGTGGACCGGGCCACGGGTCAGGAGGCGCGCCGCAAGGTCACGGGCTACAAGATCCCGGAGACGGGCTACACCATCTTCACGGACGTGGGCTTTTCGGCCAACCCGGGCGCGAACTGGCTGGGCCAGCAGCTGGAGGACGTGGTGCGCCGCATCGAGGCCGCGCCACCGGAGATCGCGCGCCAGATCGTGCGGGACATGGGAGAGCGGGTGCTCCCCGACTGGCTGGAACGGCCGGTGGCCTTCTTCCCCCTGGTGGTGGTTCCCGAGGCGGACGCGGCGCTCATCGGGGCCAAGTGCCAGGTGGGGCGGCTCTCCCAGGCCACGGCCGGGAAGCAGACCAGGAACCACCCGGAGCTTGGCCCGGCGGACTACCGGGCCGCCCAGGACGCGGTTGACCAGGGGGAGAAGCTCAAGGACGGGGCGCGCAGCCTGCTCTACGTGCTGGACGAACCGGGCGGGGTTGTCGTGGTGGTGAAGGCCACGGTGGAGGGGGACGAGATGTACGTGCAGAGCCTGCGGCGTCTGAGCCGTGACGAGGCGGAACGTGACCGGGTGGTGCGTCGGGTGAAACGCAAAAGCGCCCGCCCCCAAGGGGACGAGCGCTGA
- a CDS encoding DUF935 domain-containing protein has translation MLSTMIDRLAAGFRALKGQKEMQTRTVSPNASVVGLASQYLASLTGGVTPRRLETILRAADHGDIVGQHELFATIEQRDEHIHAELSKRRRALLSVPWSIRPGRANDKRAEEVAASVREQLEALPDFEDAILDLADAIGHGFACLEIEWGQDGATRLPVGLHFRPQNMFQLAPDFQTLRLRDMTPDGQELWPAGWIVHRHASMSGWSPRQGLFRVLVWTWLLKQYARGDFAEFLEIHGLPLRLGKYPATASADEKKALLTALQAIGHDAAGAIPDGMLIEFHDAARGSEKPFEAMHNICEKGQSKAILGSTLTTDTQGVGSQALGEIHNEVRLDILRSDARQIASTLTRQLCAPLAWLNAGVTDGALMPVFEFDTNRPEDLEKLAKALPMLSDVMDIPAAWAHRRAGIPMPEDGEPVLKRKGQATAAPGEPAAPPQPRKAEATAALSAEEGEADVDAGLFPDQDAVDAATIPDAVLTALARDLLAPILEEAQAGTAPEALLGKLAELYPKMDTSGLEELCARVLFVGELWGRLSAQAETGDA, from the coding sequence ATGCTCTCGACGATGATTGACCGCCTCGCGGCCGGGTTCCGCGCCCTGAAGGGCCAGAAGGAGATGCAGACGCGCACGGTCTCCCCCAACGCCTCCGTGGTGGGGCTGGCCAGCCAGTACCTGGCCAGCCTCACCGGCGGCGTCACACCCCGCCGCCTGGAGACCATCCTGCGCGCGGCCGACCACGGGGACATCGTGGGCCAGCACGAGCTGTTCGCCACCATCGAACAGCGCGACGAGCACATCCACGCGGAGCTGTCCAAGCGCCGCCGGGCGCTGCTCTCCGTGCCCTGGAGCATCCGGCCCGGCCGCGCGAACGACAAGCGCGCGGAGGAGGTGGCCGCCAGCGTGCGCGAGCAGCTGGAGGCCCTCCCGGATTTCGAGGACGCCATCCTGGACCTGGCCGACGCCATCGGCCACGGCTTCGCCTGCCTGGAGATCGAATGGGGCCAGGACGGCGCAACGCGCCTGCCCGTGGGCCTGCATTTCCGGCCGCAGAATATGTTCCAGCTGGCCCCGGACTTCCAGACCCTGCGCCTGCGCGACATGACGCCCGATGGGCAGGAGCTGTGGCCCGCCGGGTGGATCGTGCACCGCCACGCCTCCATGTCCGGCTGGTCGCCGCGCCAGGGGCTCTTCCGGGTGCTCGTGTGGACGTGGCTCCTCAAGCAGTACGCCCGGGGCGACTTCGCGGAGTTCCTGGAAATCCACGGCCTGCCGCTCAGGCTGGGCAAGTATCCCGCCACCGCCAGCGCCGACGAGAAGAAGGCCCTGCTCACCGCCCTCCAGGCCATCGGCCACGACGCGGCCGGGGCCATCCCGGACGGCATGCTCATCGAATTCCACGACGCGGCACGCGGCAGTGAGAAGCCGTTCGAGGCCATGCACAACATCTGCGAGAAGGGGCAGAGCAAGGCCATCCTGGGCAGCACCCTGACCACGGACACCCAGGGCGTGGGCAGCCAGGCCCTGGGCGAAATCCACAACGAGGTGCGCCTGGACATCCTGCGGAGCGACGCCCGGCAGATCGCGAGCACGCTCACGCGCCAGCTCTGCGCGCCCCTGGCCTGGCTGAACGCGGGCGTCACGGACGGGGCGCTCATGCCGGTGTTCGAGTTCGACACCAACCGCCCCGAGGACCTGGAGAAGCTGGCCAAGGCCCTGCCGATGCTCTCCGACGTGATGGACATCCCGGCCGCCTGGGCGCACCGGCGCGCGGGCATCCCCATGCCCGAGGACGGCGAGCCGGTGCTGAAGCGCAAGGGCCAGGCCACGGCCGCACCCGGGGAGCCCGCCGCGCCGCCGCAGCCCAGGAAGGCGGAGGCCACGGCCGCGCTTTCCGCTGAAGAGGGCGAGGCGGACGTGGACGCCGGGCTCTTCCCGGATCAGGACGCCGTGGACGCGGCCACCATCCCGGACGCCGTGCTCACGGCCCTGGCCCGGGACCTCCTGGCCCCGATCCTGGAGGAGGCCCAAGCCGGGACGGCCCCGGAGGCCCTGCTGGGCAAGCTGGCGGAGCTGTACCCCAAGATGGACACGAGCGGCCTGGAAGAACTGTGCGCGCGGGTGCTGTTCGTGGGGGAGCTGTGGGGGCGCTTGAGCGCGCAGGCTGAAACCGGCGACGCCTGA